CGGGGCGCGCTTGCCCATCCACGTCCCCGGCCTGCCTCCCTGGATCCGGCCGCTCGGGATCATCGTGCTCTCGTGGGGGCTCATCCTCGCCCTGGTCGCGCTCTTCAGCTTGGCCGAGAAGCCTCTCGCGGCGCCCGGGTCGCATACCCTCTTCGCGGCGGGATGGTTCCGTGTGGTGCTCATCGTCGCGGCGGTCGGGACGCTCCTCATCCTGAGCGTGCCCTACCTGCTCAGCTGGCTCACCCCCTGAGCCTGGGCGGAGGCTTCATGCTCCTCGAACACGAAGGCCGGCGTCCAAGCATTCACGCGAGCGCCTACGTCGCCCCCAACGCGACGGTGTCGGGCGACGTAACGATCGGGCCGGAGTGCCGCATCCTCTTCGGCGCGGTGCTGACCGCCGAGGGCGGCTCTGTGATCCTGGGCTCGCGCTGCGTCGTGATGGAGCAGGCGGTCCTGCGCGGCACGAAGGCCCATCCGCTCCGGATCGGCGACCACGTCCTGGTCGGACCTCACGCCCATCTCTCGGGCTGCACCGTCGAGGACAATGTGTTCGTCGCCACCGGCGCCTCCGTCTTCAACGGCGCGCGGATCGGCGCCCGGAGCACGGTCCGCATCAACGGGGTCGTCCACATCAAGACCGTGCTCGCCCCCGACGCCGTCGTGCCCATCGGCTGGGTTGCCGTGGGCGACCCGGCGCGGATCCTCCCGCCCAACGCCCACGACGAGATCTGGGCCGTACAGGGGCCGCTGAACTTTTCGAAGACCGTCTTCGGTCTCGATCCCGCGCCGGCCGGACAGAGCAACATGCCGGAGCGGCTGCGCCGCTACGCGGCAGCCCTCGGCCGCCATGTGCGGGACCGGATCCTGGACCGCCAATCCTCGTCGGATTTCTAACACCCGATCCAAAAGCTCGAAGGCGGCTGAGAAGGGTCCAGATGCGAGGCGGCGCCCGAAGGCCGCACGCGAGGCGTACCA
This DNA window, taken from Candidatus Rokuibacteriota bacterium, encodes the following:
- a CDS encoding gamma carbonic anhydrase family protein, whose amino-acid sequence is MLLEHEGRRPSIHASAYVAPNATVSGDVTIGPECRILFGAVLTAEGGSVILGSRCVVMEQAVLRGTKAHPLRIGDHVLVGPHAHLSGCTVEDNVFVATGASVFNGARIGARSTVRINGVVHIKTVLAPDAVVPIGWVAVGDPARILPPNAHDEIWAVQGPLNFSKTVFGLDPAPAGQSNMPERLRRYAAALGRHVRDRILDRQSSSDF